The following proteins come from a genomic window of Lolium rigidum isolate FL_2022 chromosome 5, APGP_CSIRO_Lrig_0.1, whole genome shotgun sequence:
- the LOC124658271 gene encoding HMG-Y-related protein A-like, protein MANDDSPKSGDLPPYPEMILAAIEALDDKSGSNKTAISTYIEENYENLPPAHASLLTANLASMKEGGKLAFVKNNYLKPAATAAAADAAAAEPTPKRGRGRPRKDPSAPRPPPKEPKDPTAPKRGRGRPAKAKDPVAEAVAKATAGMPKSGRGRPAGKSPAPKKAKVVKEAPAADASGSAPAKRGRGRPPKAK, encoded by the exons ATGGCGAACGACGACTCCCCCAAGTCCGGCGACCTCCCGCCCTACCCCGAG ATGATCCTGGCGGCGATCGAGGCGCTGGACGACAAGAGCGGCTCCAACAAGACGGCCATCTCCACCTACATCGAGGAGAACTACGAGAACCTGCCGCCCGCGCACGCCTCGCTGCTCACCGCCAACCTCGCCAGCATGAAGGAGGGCGGCAAGCTCGCCTTCGTCAAGAACAACTACCTcaagcccgccgccaccgccgccgccgccgatgccgccgccgcggagCCCACCCCGAAGCGGGGCCGCGGCCGCCCGCGCAAGGACCCCAGCGCGCCCCGCCCGCCGCCCAAGGAACCCAAGGACCCCACCGCGCCCAAGCGCGGCCGCGGGCGCCCGGCCAAGGCCAAGGACCCCGTCGCCGAGGCCGTCGCCAAGGCCACCGCCGGCATGCCCAAGAGCGGCCGCGGCCGCCCCGCAGGCAAGAGCCCCGCGCCCAAGAAGGCCAAGGTCGTCAAGGAGGCCCCTGCCGCCGACGCGTCCGGCTCCGCGCCAGCCAAGCGCGGACGCGGACGCCCGCCCAAGGCCAAGTAG